The following proteins are co-located in the Mesorhizobium australicum WSM2073 genome:
- the ctlX gene encoding citrulline utilization hydrolase CtlX produces the protein MSKVSMQAPRAVVMIRPHHFTPNPVTAADNTFQVRDEKRKPDDLVALAYQEATRMADGLAEAGITVHLYEDESAATPDSVFPNNWFSTHSGGHVAIYPMYSENRRQERRTDIIEMLKAEYRVQDVIDYSGLEKDGVFLEGTGAMVLDHIARVAYVVRSNRANEVALERFCTHFNFEPMIFDAVDRSGKAIYHTNVLMCVGTDFALLGAQSIPDPWRRREVVARLEETGRQIVELSIEQIEDFAGNAIELEGTDGRIVAISGRAHAALQAEQISAIEQSARLLPFDVSTIELAGGSVRCMLAGIHLSRRRAQPAQTPFTAQASRTAKHY, from the coding sequence ATGAGCAAAGTATCCATGCAGGCGCCGAGGGCCGTCGTGATGATCCGTCCTCATCACTTCACGCCGAATCCGGTCACTGCGGCAGACAATACGTTCCAGGTGCGCGATGAAAAGCGGAAGCCGGATGATCTGGTCGCTCTGGCATATCAAGAAGCCACGCGTATGGCCGATGGCCTCGCTGAGGCCGGGATCACTGTCCACCTCTATGAGGATGAATCGGCCGCAACACCCGACTCCGTCTTTCCGAACAACTGGTTTTCGACCCATTCTGGCGGGCATGTCGCGATCTATCCGATGTACTCGGAGAATCGAAGGCAAGAGCGCCGGACCGACATCATCGAGATGCTCAAGGCTGAGTACCGGGTTCAGGATGTCATCGATTATTCCGGCCTCGAGAAAGACGGGGTCTTCCTCGAAGGGACCGGTGCGATGGTGCTCGACCACATTGCCCGTGTCGCCTACGTGGTGCGTTCCAACAGGGCCAACGAGGTTGCGCTCGAACGGTTCTGCACGCACTTCAATTTCGAGCCAATGATCTTTGACGCAGTCGATCGCAGCGGCAAGGCAATCTATCACACCAATGTCCTGATGTGCGTCGGCACCGATTTCGCGTTGTTAGGGGCGCAGTCGATCCCTGATCCCTGGCGGCGGCGGGAAGTCGTCGCGAGGTTGGAGGAAACCGGTCGTCAGATCGTGGAGCTTTCGATCGAGCAGATCGAAGACTTCGCCGGCAATGCCATTGAACTGGAGGGCACGGATGGTCGCATTGTTGCCATTTCCGGGCGAGCACACGCGGCGCTGCAGGCGGAGCAGATATCGGCAATCGAGCAGTCCGCGCGACTATTGCCGTTCGATGTCTCGACAATCGAACTCGCGGGTGGATCGGTCCGGTGCATGCTTGCAGGGATTCACCTGTCGAGGCGCAGGGCGCAGCCCGCACAGACGCCATTCACCGCCCAAGCAAGCCGCACAGCGAAACACTACTGA
- a CDS encoding dimethylarginine dimethylaminohydrolase family protein yields MSQTRSVYQFNSAIVREPSISVVNGLRADDRGGPTYEGVKGEHDAYVASLRHAGVEVSVLPSLEAFPDSLFVEDPALVFTGGAILLRPGAPSRVAETAELAPILRDMFDTVLELPTPGQADGGDIMYTPNSVLIGLSDRTDKAGAEALVSCIEQLGGKAQIAETPKGVLHFKTASSLLDDETVISTAALAKASVFKEFRQFIVPEGEEPAANVLRVNDIVMVSAGYPRTIEMLEKANYKVVPLKTAEIERIDAGLSCMSLRWYRDCR; encoded by the coding sequence ATGTCGCAAACCAGATCGGTCTATCAGTTCAACTCCGCAATCGTTCGCGAACCCTCGATCTCGGTCGTCAACGGCCTACGCGCCGATGATCGGGGAGGTCCTACCTATGAAGGCGTCAAGGGCGAGCACGACGCATACGTTGCGTCCTTGCGGCATGCAGGTGTCGAAGTGAGCGTCCTGCCGTCTCTTGAGGCCTTTCCAGACTCTTTGTTTGTCGAAGACCCGGCGCTCGTTTTCACCGGGGGCGCCATCCTGCTCCGTCCCGGCGCGCCAAGCCGGGTCGCCGAGACCGCGGAGCTCGCGCCGATCCTGCGCGATATGTTCGACACCGTGCTAGAACTCCCTACCCCGGGACAAGCCGACGGCGGGGATATCATGTACACCCCAAATAGCGTCCTGATAGGCCTGTCCGATCGCACCGACAAGGCCGGGGCAGAGGCCCTTGTCTCCTGTATCGAGCAACTCGGCGGGAAGGCCCAGATTGCCGAGACTCCGAAAGGCGTTCTGCATTTCAAGACGGCCTCCTCGCTGCTCGACGATGAAACCGTGATTTCGACCGCTGCCCTCGCGAAGGCTTCCGTATTCAAGGAATTCCGCCAGTTCATCGTCCCGGAAGGCGAAGAGCCTGCGGCGAACGTGCTGCGCGTCAACGACATCGTCATGGTCAGCGCGGGCTACCCGCGCACGATTGAGATGCTCGAAAAGGCGAATTACAAGGTCGTGCCTCTGAAGACCGCCGAGATCGAGAGGATCGATGCCGGGCTCTCCTGTATGTCGCTGCGCTGGTACCGGGACTGCAGGTAG
- a CDS encoding 50S ribosomal protein L11 methyltransferase, whose amino-acid sequence MMRDSARNAAIEAAIASCNLRGKTVVEIGTGAGLPAMLFARHGARKVFTCEMDERIAAAAREIIRNNDLQDRIVVIAKSSRQAIQDGDLPSAPDIIFTETLDSGVVGEGYESIAEDIRQIASPATVVMPDRIQQFGFLCTDVQAFEDNSVFNQCGFDLSGFNLFAERSYFSVIQTLHDPVCLSPTVLFRSYDYLDPSALDPVEHQVTVHSSGLCHGMTSYFDAHFGKFLISSRERKSHWRTAFHPLRVPMPVESGRRYYLRGDKSGSIDLVST is encoded by the coding sequence ATGATGCGCGACTCCGCACGAAATGCAGCAATAGAGGCGGCCATAGCATCCTGTAATCTCAGAGGAAAGACCGTCGTGGAAATCGGGACCGGGGCTGGCCTTCCGGCGATGCTCTTCGCCAGGCATGGCGCCCGAAAGGTATTCACATGCGAGATGGATGAGCGAATTGCTGCGGCAGCGCGGGAGATTATCCGGAACAACGATTTGCAGGATCGCATCGTGGTGATTGCAAAGTCCTCAAGGCAAGCAATTCAGGACGGCGACCTTCCTTCGGCGCCTGACATAATTTTTACGGAAACATTGGATTCTGGGGTAGTTGGTGAGGGATATGAATCGATAGCGGAAGACATCCGCCAAATCGCCAGTCCTGCTACAGTAGTGATGCCAGATCGGATTCAGCAATTCGGGTTCCTCTGCACCGACGTGCAAGCCTTTGAGGACAATTCCGTCTTTAACCAATGCGGATTCGATCTTTCGGGATTTAACCTGTTTGCCGAACGTTCATATTTTTCGGTGATCCAGACGCTACATGATCCGGTATGTCTCTCGCCAACCGTTCTTTTCAGGAGCTATGATTATTTAGATCCAAGCGCTCTGGACCCGGTAGAACATCAAGTTACAGTTCACAGCTCTGGCCTTTGCCATGGAATGACCTCATATTTTGACGCCCATTTTGGGAAATTTCTCATCTCTTCTAGAGAGCGGAAGAGTCATTGGCGAACGGCTTTTCACCCCCTACGAGTACCTATGCCGGTCGAATCTGGGCGGAGATACTATTTGAGAGGTGATAAATCTGGGTCGATCGATTTGGTTTCGACATGA
- a CDS encoding class I SAM-dependent methyltransferase: MEQQVEDFFKDCDKAPRLNEMADFFSATAAGRSGAPIKVPSVDARLFQGDVSLQSFTSVHRQIWGRFDPHYHASIPYRLEEEVRVGDAFLRYADAIADETVPARFYLLGAAEGTLARTLAQLGNGKIQTLSCSPNKENEESFFLHGRPAHATFFLGPFHHLTRSRMVGTSALRHFADGFDIILEDTTFQMYSPNRKAQIGFVKHHLKDGGIFFFFEKFRQDDDISYLSRELQKDYGYKARFFTQDDIKNKTESILKQMNFNETTLSEMSESVAAHFKYGCVTWNSGNFYTLAASNNADNLRRVISAMAPPCIPNEYVYTETPASLPGLAFEPPPFRRLAASGR, translated from the coding sequence ATGGAACAGCAGGTGGAAGACTTTTTCAAGGACTGCGATAAGGCACCGCGATTGAATGAAATGGCCGATTTCTTTTCGGCGACCGCAGCAGGCCGATCAGGAGCCCCGATCAAAGTTCCGAGCGTGGATGCGCGCCTTTTCCAAGGGGATGTGTCGCTGCAAAGCTTCACCAGCGTGCATCGCCAGATCTGGGGCCGCTTCGACCCTCACTATCATGCCAGCATTCCTTATCGTCTCGAGGAGGAGGTTCGAGTTGGCGATGCCTTCTTGCGATATGCAGACGCTATCGCGGATGAGACCGTCCCGGCTCGGTTCTATCTGCTGGGGGCCGCCGAAGGCACACTCGCTCGAACGCTTGCCCAGCTGGGCAACGGCAAGATTCAAACCCTTTCATGCAGTCCCAATAAAGAAAACGAGGAAAGCTTCTTTCTCCACGGACGGCCCGCGCATGCAACATTCTTCCTCGGCCCATTTCATCACTTGACCCGGAGCAGAATGGTGGGAACGTCGGCGCTCAGGCACTTTGCCGACGGATTCGACATCATCTTGGAGGACACCACATTTCAAATGTATTCGCCCAATCGAAAGGCGCAGATTGGCTTTGTGAAACATCATTTGAAAGACGGCGGGATATTCTTCTTCTTCGAAAAATTTCGGCAAGACGACGATATCTCATACCTGAGCCGGGAGCTACAGAAAGACTACGGATATAAGGCACGCTTCTTCACTCAGGACGATATCAAAAATAAGACTGAATCCATTCTTAAGCAAATGAACTTCAATGAGACGACGCTATCTGAAATGTCAGAGTCGGTGGCCGCACACTTCAAATACGGATGCGTGACATGGAATTCCGGCAATTTCTACACACTTGCCGCTAGCAACAACGCGGACAATCTTCGGCGTGTAATTTCGGCGATGGCCCCGCCCTGCATTCCAAATGAATACGTCTATACGGAAACTCCGGCTTCGCTGCCGGGATTGGCCTTCGAACCCCCGCCGTTCCGCCGCCTGGCAGCGTCCGGCAGATGA
- a CDS encoding class I SAM-dependent DNA methyltransferase yields MADEFIYDENWSAMYELLTLLRGKNDEVGETVAFLQRFSSGGTALELGIGDGRVAVPLSERGVKVEGIDNSDSMLNLLAKRTDLIKFWKADISRFRSEQRYNLVYCVWNTFTQAVTREAQIACLRSAVEALDDGGNLVIDVGVPPLDGFVNGQKISTLVVDHENTIIAADVHDPLTQNLVSTLLWFSGTSVKRLPNRVRYVYHQELDTMAECVGLKLAERWGDWAGGAFTEQSKRHISVYGRATTGLLNELSPTHVRQAPRGG; encoded by the coding sequence ATGGCTGACGAATTCATCTACGACGAAAATTGGTCGGCAATGTATGAGCTACTTACATTGCTGCGAGGTAAGAATGATGAGGTTGGCGAGACTGTCGCCTTTCTTCAGCGATTTTCCAGCGGAGGGACTGCTCTTGAACTTGGCATTGGCGACGGACGCGTGGCGGTGCCGTTGAGCGAGCGCGGCGTCAAGGTCGAAGGTATCGACAATTCGGACAGCATGTTGAACCTTCTCGCCAAGCGTACTGATCTGATTAAGTTTTGGAAGGCAGATATTTCAAGATTTAGATCGGAGCAACGCTACAACTTGGTGTATTGCGTTTGGAATACATTCACGCAGGCCGTCACGCGCGAAGCGCAAATAGCTTGCCTCCGATCTGCCGTGGAGGCGTTAGATGATGGAGGGAATTTGGTGATAGATGTAGGCGTGCCGCCCTTGGATGGTTTCGTCAACGGCCAGAAAATTTCCACGCTCGTTGTGGATCATGAGAATACGATCATCGCTGCTGATGTGCACGATCCCCTAACCCAAAACTTGGTCTCAACCCTCCTCTGGTTTTCTGGTACGTCGGTCAAACGATTGCCCAATCGCGTTCGTTACGTCTATCATCAGGAACTCGATACCATGGCCGAATGCGTAGGGCTCAAGCTGGCGGAGCGTTGGGGAGATTGGGCAGGAGGTGCGTTCACCGAACAGTCCAAACGTCATATCTCTGTTTACGGCCGAGCGACGACCGGTCTATTAAATGAGTTATCTCCAACTCATGTAAGGCAAGCCCCTCGAGGCGGATGA
- a CDS encoding helix-turn-helix domain-containing protein, which yields MPTPHNPPAAVRRVLRKLGADIHDARRRRRLPMAVVAERAFTSRSTLQRVEAGDTNVSVGIYAGVLQALGLLEGLGQVADISNDSVGQALASADLPKHVHLQRPTGSSRDG from the coding sequence ATGCCCACTCCACACAACCCTCCTGCTGCGGTGCGGCGCGTGCTGCGCAAGCTTGGGGCTGACATTCATGATGCCCGTCGACGCCGACGGCTGCCGATGGCGGTGGTAGCCGAGCGCGCCTTCACTTCTCGCTCGACTCTGCAAAGGGTCGAAGCCGGGGACACCAACGTCAGCGTCGGCATCTATGCCGGCGTCCTGCAGGCGCTCGGCCTCCTCGAGGGCCTAGGCCAGGTCGCCGACATCAGCAACGACAGCGTCGGTCAGGCGCTCGCCAGTGCCGACCTGCCCAAGCATGTCCACCTCCAGCGGCCAACCGGATCGTCGCGCGATGGCTGA
- a CDS encoding type II toxin-antitoxin system HipA family toxin — protein MADFEVHIDLDGRTRPIGLARSNRVRGTETMLFEYDGAWLEDSDRFSLEPALALTRGAFAPPAGLATFGSIGDSAPDTWGRRLMQRAERRLADQEGRAVRTLIESDYLLSVADETRLGALRFRWVGEEIFQAPIRTGVPALIELGRLLQITERILRDEETDEDLQLIFAPGSSLGGARPKASVIDQHGHLSIAKFPKETDDYSMETWEQIALRLAGQAGIATPRHELIEVAGKPVMLSRRFDRDGASRIPFLSAMAMMGAKDGERGSYPEIVDALAQHGAQGKTDAHALYRRVVFNVLVSNVDDHLRNHGFLWLGKAGWSLSPAYDLNPVPTDLKARVLTTNIDLDEGTCSLDLLEAASIFFALTLPQARAIIKEVATVTATWRDTAKAVGARSAEISRMASAFEHDDLKLALAL, from the coding sequence ATGGCTGACTTCGAGGTCCATATCGATTTGGACGGCCGCACACGCCCGATCGGACTGGCGAGGAGCAATCGCGTCCGGGGCACCGAGACCATGCTCTTCGAGTATGACGGAGCATGGCTTGAGGATTCGGACCGCTTCTCGCTAGAGCCAGCTCTTGCTCTGACCCGCGGAGCCTTCGCCCCCCCTGCAGGTCTTGCGACTTTCGGCTCCATCGGCGACTCAGCGCCGGATACCTGGGGCCGGCGCCTCATGCAGCGCGCCGAACGCCGCCTCGCCGACCAAGAAGGCCGCGCGGTTCGCACGCTTATAGAAAGCGACTACCTGCTCAGCGTCGCCGACGAGACGCGACTTGGCGCCCTCCGCTTCCGCTGGGTCGGCGAAGAGATTTTCCAAGCGCCGATCCGCACGGGCGTTCCCGCTTTAATCGAGCTTGGCCGTTTGCTCCAGATCACCGAACGGATCCTCCGAGACGAGGAAACGGATGAAGACCTGCAGCTCATCTTTGCCCCAGGCTCCTCCCTGGGCGGTGCCCGACCGAAGGCCTCGGTTATCGACCAACATGGTCACCTCTCCATAGCGAAATTCCCGAAGGAGACCGACGACTACAGTATGGAGACCTGGGAACAGATCGCGCTGCGGCTGGCCGGCCAGGCAGGTATTGCCACGCCTCGACACGAGCTGATCGAGGTCGCCGGCAAGCCAGTCATGTTGTCGCGGCGCTTCGATCGTGACGGTGCGAGCCGCATCCCGTTCCTGTCGGCGATGGCGATGATGGGCGCCAAGGACGGTGAGCGCGGCAGCTATCCGGAGATCGTCGATGCCCTTGCTCAACACGGCGCCCAGGGGAAGACGGACGCGCATGCCCTCTATCGGCGGGTCGTCTTCAATGTGCTGGTTTCCAATGTCGACGACCACCTCCGCAATCACGGTTTCCTATGGCTGGGAAAGGCGGGGTGGTCTCTCTCGCCGGCATACGACCTCAATCCCGTCCCGACAGATCTCAAGGCCCGGGTGCTGACGACGAACATCGATCTCGATGAGGGCACCTGTTCGCTCGATCTGCTTGAAGCCGCGTCGATATTTTTCGCGCTCACCCTGCCGCAGGCCCGCGCGATTATCAAAGAGGTCGCGACCGTGACAGCGACCTGGCGCGATACAGCCAAGGCGGTCGGCGCTCGATCGGCGGAAATCAGCCGAATGGCCAGCGCTTTCGAGCATGACGATCTCAAGCTGGCGCTGGCGCTATGA
- the glyA gene encoding serine hydroxymethyltransferase, with amino-acid sequence MSNSTGGGIAELGTCEWPPLAVADSRVHELLLRQERQERTTLKLIASENFASSAVLEATGSIFTNKYAEGYPGARYYAGNEIVDELENLAMDRLKALFGCEHANVQPYSGSPANQAVCRALLCPGDKMMGLTLPEGGHLTHGWAVNFSGTDYQRVPYGLHEKTHQIDHDSLRETAKRERPKLIWVGGTAYPRIFDYEAMAEIASEVNSYLVADIAHISGLVVAGVHPNPVGHCDVVTSTSHKSIRGPRGGFILSRNEDRYQALYHSKSKHNLAKRIDRAVFPLLQGGPHMNTIAALAVALHEAGNPSFRVYGQQIVNNARALAQALLERGYELVTGGTDNHMLILDLRERPLSGKAYAERLSQAGIITNFNMVPGDRRHPALTSGIRLGTPAVTSVGMREAEMLQIAAFIDLVCRQPDDSDVHARVRRDVADFCAAFDVPGISDR; translated from the coding sequence ATGAGCAATTCGACTGGCGGCGGGATCGCGGAGCTTGGCACTTGCGAGTGGCCTCCCCTGGCTGTCGCAGATTCTCGCGTTCACGAGCTGCTTTTAAGACAGGAGCGCCAGGAGAGGACGACCCTCAAGCTTATCGCCTCCGAGAACTTCGCGTCCTCCGCGGTGCTGGAAGCGACCGGGTCTATTTTCACCAACAAGTATGCCGAGGGATATCCTGGCGCACGCTATTACGCCGGAAACGAGATCGTCGATGAGCTTGAGAACCTCGCCATGGATCGATTGAAGGCACTGTTCGGCTGTGAACACGCCAACGTGCAGCCCTATTCCGGCTCCCCGGCCAATCAGGCTGTCTGTCGAGCGCTGTTGTGTCCGGGAGACAAGATGATGGGCTTGACCCTCCCCGAGGGCGGGCATCTGACTCACGGTTGGGCCGTCAACTTCTCCGGCACTGACTATCAGAGAGTCCCGTACGGGCTGCACGAAAAGACACACCAGATTGACCATGACAGCTTGCGCGAGACGGCCAAGCGGGAACGACCGAAGCTCATTTGGGTCGGCGGAACTGCCTATCCGCGTATCTTTGACTACGAGGCAATGGCCGAAATTGCTTCGGAGGTGAACTCCTACCTGGTGGCCGACATCGCCCACATCAGCGGCCTCGTTGTCGCAGGAGTGCACCCCAATCCTGTAGGCCATTGCGATGTGGTCACCAGCACCTCTCACAAATCGATCCGCGGTCCCCGCGGTGGCTTCATATTGTCAAGGAATGAAGACCGCTATCAGGCACTCTATCATTCCAAGAGCAAACACAATCTGGCCAAACGCATAGACCGTGCCGTGTTCCCTCTCCTGCAGGGCGGACCTCACATGAATACGATTGCAGCGCTAGCTGTCGCTCTGCACGAAGCAGGGAATCCGTCCTTCCGTGTGTACGGTCAGCAGATCGTCAACAACGCCAGGGCTCTGGCCCAGGCGCTTCTGGAGCGAGGCTATGAACTCGTCACGGGGGGCACTGACAATCACATGCTGATCCTTGATCTACGGGAACGGCCGCTGTCCGGGAAAGCCTATGCCGAGCGCTTGTCGCAAGCAGGTATCATCACGAATTTCAACATGGTGCCGGGCGACCGGCGGCATCCCGCGCTCACCAGCGGCATTCGGTTAGGCACGCCAGCAGTGACGTCTGTGGGCATGCGCGAGGCGGAAATGCTGCAGATTGCCGCTTTCATCGACCTTGTTTGCCGCCAGCCCGATGATTCGGATGTCCATGCCCGCGTGCGCAGAGACGTTGCCGACTTCTGCGCTGCGTTCGACGTCCCTGGCATCTCCGACAGATAA
- the metK gene encoding methionine adenosyltransferase, with the protein MTRQFVFSSESVGAGHPDKMADNISDGVLDAILRKDPLARVACEALVKSGMVVLAGEITSHAQIDYSQVARDIILDIGYDDDAIGFDGRRCAVILALTEQSPDISQGVDEGRGQDLEQGAGDQGLMFGYACNETETLMPLPIQLAHDLTKKQAEVRQTGRLGWLRPDVKSQVSVRYEGLRPVALDTIVLSTQHDDKVSQAAVREGVIEEIIRPVLPHDLDTTGIRFLVNPTGRFVVGGPRGDCGLTGRKIIVDSYGGMGRHGGGAFSGKDPSKVDRSAAYAARYVAKNVVASGLAEVCEVQLAYAIGVAAPVSVLINTFGTAKIDEKRIERAVLELFDLRPKGIIKALDLLRPIYRKTATYGHFGREEPEFTWEKTDRADDLSREAGPAAA; encoded by the coding sequence ATGACCAGACAATTCGTGTTCTCCTCCGAATCCGTCGGCGCGGGACATCCCGACAAGATGGCCGACAATATCTCAGATGGCGTCCTCGATGCGATCCTTCGCAAGGATCCTCTGGCTCGCGTTGCTTGTGAAGCGTTGGTGAAGTCAGGGATGGTCGTTCTGGCTGGCGAGATCACCAGCCACGCGCAGATCGACTACAGCCAAGTTGCCCGCGATATCATTTTGGACATTGGATATGACGACGATGCGATCGGCTTTGACGGCCGGCGTTGCGCGGTGATCTTGGCCCTGACCGAGCAGTCGCCTGACATCAGCCAGGGGGTAGACGAGGGACGAGGGCAGGATCTCGAGCAGGGAGCGGGAGATCAGGGCCTCATGTTCGGGTACGCATGCAACGAGACCGAAACATTGATGCCATTGCCAATCCAACTTGCTCACGATTTGACGAAAAAACAGGCAGAGGTGCGCCAAACCGGACGCCTTGGCTGGCTTCGCCCGGACGTTAAATCTCAGGTGTCCGTCCGCTATGAAGGTTTGCGACCGGTAGCGCTCGATACCATAGTCCTGTCGACGCAGCATGACGATAAGGTCTCACAGGCCGCCGTCCGCGAAGGCGTCATTGAGGAGATCATAAGGCCGGTCTTGCCCCATGACCTGGATACGACGGGAATAAGGTTCCTGGTCAATCCAACCGGCCGGTTCGTGGTCGGCGGGCCGCGAGGCGATTGCGGGCTTACCGGCCGCAAGATCATCGTCGATTCCTACGGCGGCATGGGGCGTCACGGCGGCGGTGCCTTTTCGGGCAAGGACCCGTCCAAGGTTGATCGGTCGGCCGCCTATGCCGCGCGGTACGTCGCAAAAAACGTCGTTGCCAGCGGACTTGCGGAGGTGTGCGAGGTTCAGCTTGCTTACGCGATCGGTGTGGCCGCACCGGTCTCAGTCCTCATCAATACATTCGGAACCGCAAAGATTGATGAAAAAAGGATCGAACGCGCCGTCCTTGAGCTTTTCGATCTCAGGCCGAAAGGCATCATCAAGGCGCTGGATCTCTTACGGCCGATTTACCGCAAGACCGCGACATACGGACACTTCGGCCGCGAAGAGCCGGAGTTCACCTGGGAAAAGACGGACAGAGCTGACGACCTGTCGCGTGAGGCAGGACCCGCAGCTGCTTGA